Below is a window of Rodentibacter sp. JRC1 DNA.
CTCAAATTGTGGTAAACTTCGCCGACTTAACCGCACTTTTATGTCTTCTAAGTGCGAACGATAAAATTTAATCATTTAATGGGAGGAACATTATGCCATCTTTTGATATTGTCTCTGAAATTACGATGCACGAAGTACGCAATGCGGTAGAAAATGCAAATCGCGTTTTAAGCACTCGCTATGATTTTCGTGGTGTTGAAGCCGTCATTGAACTTAACGAAAAAAATGAAACGGTGAAAGTAACCACCGAATCCGACTTCCAACTTGAACAATTAATCGAAATCTTAATCGGTTCTTTTGTGAAACGAGGGATTGAACACGCTTCACTTGATATTCCAACGGAAAGTGAACACCACGGTAAACTTTACACCAAAGAAATTAAACTCAAACAAGGGATTGAAACCGAGATGGCAAAAAAAATCACAAAATTAGTGAAAGAGGCAAAAATCAAAGTTCAAACCCAAATTCAAGGCGATCAAGTACGTGTAACCGGTAAATCACGTGATGATTTACAAGCCGTAATTCAATTAGTAAAAAACGCAGAACTCGGGCAACCGTTCCAATTTAATAATTTTAGAGATTAAGCGGGCTTTTCTATTAGATTTTTCATTTCAGAAAAGTAATGCAAAATGTGAGAAAAAGTGCGGTCGGAAAAACAGGTATTATACAGCAGTCGCACAAAGAGAATTTTATCTCTGATATTTCTTGGAGTAAGGTGCATTAAGCAAAGCAGTAACGCACTGATTAATATGGCTTAATGATGAAATGGTGCGTTATGACTTTGCCTAACGCACCCTACAATGTTTTGCGCAATGCTACATAATACCGAAAATATCTACCAATTTGAAACAATCATCATTTTTTGGTATAGTTCGCACACTTTTAAGAAACAATCTCTCAATTCCTACTGAGTGTTTCCATCAAAATCGCACTTCTATGTGCTGTCATCGCAGTGGTTCCACTGCACGCTTTCTTGCCTTAAGGCAATGTTAAATTAAATCGAATTTTTAAATTTATCTTACTTAATTTTTAAGGGGAAAAAGTTTGTCTTTATCTCAATTCATAAAAAATCGAACGTCATTTAATCCTTTTGTGATTGGTTTGACATTATTTTTGGTTTTGTTATTGGTGGTTATGATTTTAATTGCACCGGAGCAAACACAATCACTTTTAAACCAAACAAAAGTCGGTATTTTTACTCACTTTAGTTGGTTTTATATTTTAACATTTTCAATATTTTTAAGTTTTCTCTTTATTTTATCCGTGAGTAGTTTAGGGAATATTAAACTCGGTAACGATGAGGAAGAACCTGAATTTGGTTTTCTTTCTTGGTTAGCGATGCTTTTTGCTGCCGGTATGGGGGTGGGGTTAATGTTCTTCGGCGTGGCGGAACCACTAACCCATTATCTTTCCGAAATTACAACCGGAGCACCGGAGCATAAACAACAAGAAGCCTTGTTACACACATTATTTCACTGGGGGATTCATGCTTGGGCTGTCTATGGAATGATCGCATTAGCCTTAGCCTATTTTGGTTTCCGTTATAAATTACCCTTGGCATTACGCTCTTGTTTCTACCCATTACTAAAAGATCGTATCAATGGAAAAATAGGCGATATTATCGACATTATGGCATTACTTGCCACTCTATTCGGTATTATTACTACATTAGGTTTCGGCGCATCTCAATTAGGTGCGGGATTACATCAAATAGGTTGGATTAGCGAAAATAACTTCAGCCTACAAATTATTGTTATTGTTGTCGTAATGAGCCTAGCGATTTTTTCTGCGATTTCAGGTGTAGGAAAAGGCGTAAAAATGCTAAGCGAATTAAATCTCAGCTTAGCGTTTTTACTACTTATTTTCGTATTATTAACCGGACCGACACTTTATTTACTTTCTGCATTTAGCGATAATATCGGTACTTATCTCGGCAATTTAGTGCAACTTAGCTTTAAAACCTATATATATGAACAGGAGCATACCGATTGGTTTAGTGGCTGGACGATCCTTTATTGGGCATGGTGGTGTTCTTGGGCACCATTTGTCGGTTTATTCATTGCCCGTATTTCCAAAGGACGAACAATTCGCGAGTTTATCTTTGGTGTATTAGTAATTCCTAGTTTATTCGGTATTCTCTGGTTTACCGTATTTGGTAATACGGCAATTTGGTTAAATGATGGGCTCGCAGTCGGTTCGCTCGGTGAAATGATTTCATCACCTGAAATCTTACTCTTTAAATTCTTAAATTATCTGCCTTTACCGACCATAACAGGCTTAGTGAGTTTAATTATTATCGCCTTATTTTTTATTACTTCGGCAGATTCGGGAATTTACGTATTAAACAATATTGCCTCTCGAGATAAAAGTATCACTTCACCACGATGGCAAGCGGTGATGTGGGGCGTGTTAATGTCTGTGGTTGCGATAGCTTTAATGCAATCGGGCGGTTTAGCCAATCTTCAAACGATGACCTTAATCGTAGCATTGCCATTCGCCCTTTTAATGTTGGTTATGTGTTTCAGTTTATGGAAAGGTTTAAATGCCGATAAAAAATATTTTGAAACCAAAGTTAACCCAACCAGTATTTTTTGGACGGGAGAAAAATGGAAAGAACGTTTAGAACAAATGATGAATCAAACCCAAGAGAAAGATATTCTTCGTTTCTTAAAACACACTGCTCTACCTGCTATGCGTGAGCTACGCCAAGAATTGATCGGAAAATATAACTTGAGCGTTCACGTTAATACTTTATTTGAGCAAGATGAACCGGCGGTTGAATTAGTTATTCAAAAAGAATCTATGCGAGACTTTATGTATGGAATTAAATCCGTAGGGCACGAAGTCTCAGAACAATTAATTAATGATGAAAACTTGCCGCATATTCAACACCATACTACTTATGAGCCATACTCTTATTTCTTTGATGGTCGCATAGGTTATGATGTGCAATATATGGATCAAGATGAACTCATCGCCGATATATTGAAACAATATGAACGCTATTTAAGTTTGCTTGATGATGTAGGGCAAGAATTAATGGCACATGAACAAACGGAATTAGCGGAATAATTTGCCAGTATAGGGCAGTTCTCCTATACTTTCACTCATTCAATAAAATAGAGGTTTAGGAATCTAGTATGCGGGCAAATGCACTTGAGAATTTAAAGTCCATTGCAAAAAATAATAAACGGAGACTATTCATCACTTTCTTTTTCGTTGCGCTTGAGAATATCTTGTTTTTGACCTATCCGATATTCGGTAGCTTTGCCGTAAATGCGATAATGCAAGGGGAAATTTGGTTATCCTTGACCTATTCCCTCGTTGTATTGATTATCTGGCTTGTCGGCGCAACACGCCGTGCAATAGATACTCGTGCATTTGCCCGAATTTACGCCGAACTCGCCGTGCCGATTGTGTTAAATCAGCGTGAAAAAAATTTAAATACCTCTGCAATTACGGCGCGAGTAGCATTATCTCGCCAATTTGTCGATTTTTTTGAACAGCATCTGCCTACGCTAATTATGTCCGGCTTTTCAATTATTGGGGCGGCAGTGATGTTACTGATCATTGAATTTTGGTCAGGTGTAACCGCTTTCGGGATTTTGATATTTTTCTCATTCTTACTGCCTCAATATGCCAAAATCAACGATTTACTTTATTTAAAACTCAATAATCGGCTAGAAAAAGAAGTGCAAGTGATAGAAAAAAGCGAGTCCTATCAACTTGATAAACACTACGACTTGCTGGCTAAATTACGCATTCGGTTATCCAACCGAGAAGCGATGGGTTATTTATGGATTGGTGTTGCTGCTGCAATTTTATTCGGCGTAACCGTGATTCGGCTTGCGACAACTGACGGTATTCAAGCCGGGCATATCTATGCCGTCATCACTTATCTCTGGACTTTCGCCATGAGCCTTGGTGATGCACCAAGATTATTGGAAGAATTTTCAAATCTAAAAGATATTGGAAAACGGGTGGAAGTCTAAATACAAGCTGTCGTAAATGGAGAAAAGTTTACGGCTGTTTGTTATTTACTATTATTTTCTTAATTTACTTCAAAGACTCCTCTTCATCTCTTATTCAGTAAATATTAAAGAATAAGCATTTTATTTCATACTCCCTTTTTAATTGTTACTTATAGTCCGTTGTTTTATATACCACATCTTTGCAAAATAGCACTATTTTGGAGGTTGCTATGATTTTAGAAAAATTAGGCTCAAAGGTAAGAGAATTACGGAAACAACAGGGGTTAAGCCAAGAAAAATTTGCTCTTAAAGCAGAGATGGATCGCACTTATCTTGCTGGCATAGAACAAGGAAAACGTAACCCCTCAATTAAAAGTTTAGAAAAGATCATTCAGACACTAGGCGTTTCTTTTCATACGTTTTTTGAAGGAATGTAGCTGTTGATTATA
It encodes the following:
- a CDS encoding YajQ family cyclic di-GMP-binding protein, producing MPSFDIVSEITMHEVRNAVENANRVLSTRYDFRGVEAVIELNEKNETVKVTTESDFQLEQLIEILIGSFVKRGIEHASLDIPTESEHHGKLYTKEIKLKQGIETEMAKKITKLVKEAKIKVQTQIQGDQVRVTGKSRDDLQAVIQLVKNAELGQPFQFNNFRD
- a CDS encoding BCCT family transporter; its protein translation is MSLSQFIKNRTSFNPFVIGLTLFLVLLLVVMILIAPEQTQSLLNQTKVGIFTHFSWFYILTFSIFLSFLFILSVSSLGNIKLGNDEEEPEFGFLSWLAMLFAAGMGVGLMFFGVAEPLTHYLSEITTGAPEHKQQEALLHTLFHWGIHAWAVYGMIALALAYFGFRYKLPLALRSCFYPLLKDRINGKIGDIIDIMALLATLFGIITTLGFGASQLGAGLHQIGWISENNFSLQIIVIVVVMSLAIFSAISGVGKGVKMLSELNLSLAFLLLIFVLLTGPTLYLLSAFSDNIGTYLGNLVQLSFKTYIYEQEHTDWFSGWTILYWAWWCSWAPFVGLFIARISKGRTIREFIFGVLVIPSLFGILWFTVFGNTAIWLNDGLAVGSLGEMISSPEILLFKFLNYLPLPTITGLVSLIIIALFFITSADSGIYVLNNIASRDKSITSPRWQAVMWGVLMSVVAIALMQSGGLANLQTMTLIVALPFALLMLVMCFSLWKGLNADKKYFETKVNPTSIFWTGEKWKERLEQMMNQTQEKDILRFLKHTALPAMRELRQELIGKYNLSVHVNTLFEQDEPAVELVIQKESMRDFMYGIKSVGHEVSEQLINDENLPHIQHHTTYEPYSYFFDGRIGYDVQYMDQDELIADILKQYERYLSLLDDVGQELMAHEQTELAE
- a CDS encoding ABC transporter six-transmembrane domain-containing protein; this translates as MRANALENLKSIAKNNKRRLFITFFFVALENILFLTYPIFGSFAVNAIMQGEIWLSLTYSLVVLIIWLVGATRRAIDTRAFARIYAELAVPIVLNQREKNLNTSAITARVALSRQFVDFFEQHLPTLIMSGFSIIGAAVMLLIIEFWSGVTAFGILIFFSFLLPQYAKINDLLYLKLNNRLEKEVQVIEKSESYQLDKHYDLLAKLRIRLSNREAMGYLWIGVAAAILFGVTVIRLATTDGIQAGHIYAVITYLWTFAMSLGDAPRLLEEFSNLKDIGKRVEV
- a CDS encoding helix-turn-helix domain-containing protein, producing the protein MILEKLGSKVRELRKQQGLSQEKFALKAEMDRTYLAGIEQGKRNPSIKSLEKIIQTLGVSFHTFFEGM